A stretch of the Gossypium hirsutum isolate 1008001.06 chromosome D07, Gossypium_hirsutum_v2.1, whole genome shotgun sequence genome encodes the following:
- the LOC107956182 gene encoding peroxidase 34-like, producing the protein MVSLTSILLHAFLWLALAATTFSLSPNFYEKFVRKERHMGASLLRLHFHNCFINGCDGSLLLDSTCSSETEKNAHGNLNFVRGFLVIDKIKAKVDRVCGRPVVSCADILVVAT; encoded by the exons ATGGTTTCCCTCACCAGTATCCTTCTTCACGCCTTCCTTTGGTTGGCTCTTGCAGCCACCACTTTTTCCTTATCTCCCAACTTTTATGAAAAGTTTGTCCGCAAGGAGCGTCACATGGGTGCTTCTTTACTTCGTCTTCACTTCCATAATTGCTTCATTAAT GGTTGTGACGGGTCACTTCTTTTGGATTCTACATGTTCTTCCGAAACCGAGAAAAATGCTCATGGAAATTTGAATTTTGTAAGAGGGTTTTTAGTTATTGACAAAATTAAGGCTAAAGTGGATAGAGTTTGTGGACGCCCTGTAGTCTCTTGTGCTGATATCTTAGTTGTGGCTACTTAA